The Mycobacterium paragordonae genome includes a region encoding these proteins:
- a CDS encoding dTMP kinase — translation MLIAIEGVDGSGKRTLTDGLRAHLHRAGKSVATLAFPRYGQSITADLAAEALHGQHGDLAESVYGMATLFALDRAGAIAEIERLTDEHDVVILDRYVASNAAYSAARLHQDAAGDAVAWVRALEYERLALPVPDWQILLAVPAELAGQRARSRAESDPGRARDSYERDDGLQRRTGAVYAELAAADWSGRWLVVDADVDPAGLATSLWGPGQPD, via the coding sequence GTGCTGATCGCGATCGAAGGCGTCGACGGCTCCGGCAAGCGAACGCTGACCGACGGCCTGCGCGCGCACCTGCACCGCGCCGGCAAGTCGGTGGCGACGCTGGCGTTCCCGCGGTACGGGCAGTCGATCACGGCCGACCTCGCGGCCGAGGCGCTGCACGGTCAGCACGGTGATCTCGCCGAGTCGGTGTACGGGATGGCGACCTTGTTCGCGCTCGACCGGGCCGGGGCCATCGCGGAGATCGAGCGACTCACCGACGAGCACGACGTGGTGATCCTCGATCGCTACGTCGCCTCCAACGCGGCCTACAGCGCGGCCCGGTTGCATCAGGACGCGGCCGGGGACGCGGTGGCGTGGGTGCGCGCGCTCGAGTACGAGCGGCTGGCGTTGCCGGTGCCGGACTGGCAGATCCTGCTCGCGGTGCCGGCCGAACTCGCGGGACAGCGCGCCCGCAGCCGGGCCGAGAGCGACCCGGGCCGGGCACGCGACAGCTACGAACGTGACGATGGACTGCAGCGCCGGACCGGCGCGGTGTACGCCGAACTGGCCGCCGCGGACTGGTCCGGGCGATGGCTCGTGGTGGACGCGGACGTCGATCCGGCAGGGCTGGCCACGTCCCTTTGGGGGCCTGGGCAACCCGATTGA